CGAACAGCGCGATGACCAGCAGTGCAACCACTGCAGAGACGACTGGTCCGCCCTCGATTGCGGGAATCGTCGCTGGAGCAAACGCGTACTGGAGGCTCTGATACACGAGCGCAACCGCAATGGCGAACAGGAGTCCGGGTGCCTGGTCGCCGGGAGCGACGCCGTCACGGAAGAACTGACGGGGGCGAACGAGAACCGCAATCCACGCACGAAAGATGCCGGTAACGCCGCGGTCACGGCCTTCCCGTGGAGTCTCGACCCAAGTAGTCACGCTAGCCTCTAGTCGCGCCGGAGTGTATGACAGTTCCGGCATCGGGCCTCGTAGGACTCCTCGGCACCGACGAGAATCGTCGGGTCGTCGACGTGAGCGGGTTCGCCGTCGATGAGGCGCTGGTTCCGCGACGCCGGTTCTCCGCAGATAGTACAGATTGCCTGCAGTTTGTCCACGTACTCGGCGAGTGCCATCAGTTGCGGAAGTGGTTCGAAGGGTTCGGCGCGGAACGTCTGGTCGGTCCCAGAGACGACGACGCGTTTTCCGTCGGCCGCTAGTTGCTCGCAGACGTCGACCAACTCAGCAGAGAAGAAGTTCGCCTCGTCGATGGCGACGACGTCCTCACCGTTGAGTTCCTCGACGATTTGCCAGACGTCCTCTCCTTCGGACGGCACGATACTGGCCTCCCACGAGCGCCCTGCGTGCGACCCAACCGTCGTCTCACCGTATCGGTCGTCAAGCGAGGGTTTGAATACAGCAATCTCCTGCCCGGCGATTTCGGCGCGTCGGAGGCGTCGAAGTAACTCTTCTGTCTTCCCCGAGAACATAGAGCCAGAGATGACCTCGACCCAGCCACTCTGCGTGATGGCGTGCATATCTCAACAGGGGAACGAGGAGGGTCAAAACGATTGTTCATCTGCGCCGATAGTCACGAAGCGATGACAGTCCCAGAGACGGTTGAACGTCAGTCGTCGGCACCGACGTTCTCGTCGCTCTCGAACGTCGATGGTTCGGGTTCGATGTTGGCGTACACGACAGCGTCACGACCGAGTCGTTCGACGCGTTCGCGGAGCCCGTCGTCGACGAGTTCCTCACCCTCGAACGCCGAAGACACTCGGGGAATCACGGCCTGGTGTGGGAGCACCCACGCGTTCAGCGACCGACAGACAGACCGCAAGTGTTCGAGCGCCGTGACCGGGAACGACCCGCCGGCGACGCCGAGCAGGCCGACGGTCTTGTGACCGAACTCGTCGAAGCCACAGTAGTCGAGGGCGTTCTTGAGGACGCCCGAATACGACCCGTGATACACCGGTGTCCCGAGGATGACTGCGTCAGCATTGTCGATGATGCGGGTGAGTTTGGCCGAGTCGCCCTGCTCGTCGTAGTCGGGGTTCAGCGGCGGCAGGTCGAACTCGCGGAGATCCACGAGTTCGGTCGTCGCACCGGCGGCCTCGGCACCATCGAGGGCGTACTGGAGCGCCAACCGAGTGTAACTGTGGTCGCGGAGACTCCCGACGATGGCGACCACGTGCGTCTGTTCCATACGCTTCCCATCGGGTCGGTGGTAAAAACACCGTCGGCCAACTGTGTAACCGCCGCACGGGCGCAAGAGACACGGACCCCGCCTTCGAAGGGAGGTCATGAACGCCGTCTTCCACGTAACCAGCGGAACCGTCGACGAGGTTCGACACGCCATCAGCAACGTCGAAAACCTCCTCGCCGACGACACAGTCGACACCGAATCGGTCACCCTTCTCGCCAACGGTGACGCCGTCTACTTCCTCCTCGACTCGTCTCCACTCGCACCCCGTGTCGAGTCGCTCGTCGCAGACGGTGTCCGCTGTCGTGTCTGCAGTAACTCGCTCGATGGCCGCGACCTCGACGTCGATGCGTTCGTCGACGGCGTCGAAGCGGTCCCATCCGGCGTCGGTGAACTCGTGAAGCGACAGTCTGCGGGCGACGCGTATCTGAAAGTTCCGTAGAACGCTCTCTTTCTCCCGTAGAACGCTCTCCTTCGTCTTTATCTGGCGAGCGAGACGCGAACCTCGTCTTCGTCGTCGTCGACTGTGACGAGACCATCAGTCGCCAAATCGTCGACGAGTCCACGAAGCCACTCTCGACCGTTTTCACCACCGTAATCGACTCGAACACGAGGACCGAGTTCGTCGAGGCCTAACTCGTCGTACTCGCCCAAGATTCGAACGACGCGACCGCGCATCTGCCGTCTACTCCCCTCGAATTTCGGTTGCGTGGGGACGTCCGGCGCGGTGAAGTCACCCGTCTCGTAGGCGTGGCAGAACTGCCGCCACGGACACCCGGATTCGTCACACGATGGCGTCTTTCCGCAGGCGACGCCGCCGAGTTCCATGATGGCGTTGTTCCAGACTCGTGACTTGCCTTCTGGCATGAGTTCCGACGCCGCCGTCTCGAACACCGAATCGTCGTCGGGAACGGCGAACGCGCGGTGGAGGACGCGCTTGACGTTAGTATCGACGACAGCGTCGCCGTTGTTGAAGGCGAAAGAAGCGACTGCGTTGGCGGTGTACGGCCCGACGCCCATGAGTTCCGAGAGGCCGTCGGGTGTCTGTGGATACTCGCCGTCGTGGTCCTCTACGACCTGCTGTGCGGCCTCGTGGAGGTACTTCGCCCGGTTGTTGTAGCCGAGACTGTGACTGGTCCAGAAGGCGACCACGTCCGCTCTGTCGGCGGCGGCGAGGTCAGAAACGGTTGGCCACTCGTCGAGGAACGCCTCCCACGCGTCGACCACGCGTCCGAGTTGCGTCTGTTGGCTCATCACCTCCGAGACGAGAATCTCGTAGGGGTCGTCGGTACGCCGCCACGGGAAGTCCCGATGGTCGGCTTCGTACCACTCGACCAGCGCCGTTTGGACTGCGTTGCGGTCGAGGTCGGAGGGGAGTGCAGACTCCGCGTCGCTCATCGCCCGGGCTTAGGACGGGGCGCGTTTAGCCGTGGCGATGCGGGCCGATATTCGGTGGTCGCACGCCGAAGTCACCCATCACTCGACAGAGACGACGGGGCAGTTGACGTTCGCCACGCCAGCTGCGAGTGACTCTGCGCTGGTCGCCGAACTGAGGTCCGAGACACTGTCGAATTCGGCGTTGTCGTAGATGCTCACGAACCACAGTGGTGAGTAGCCAGTGTCGCCCGGGAGCGTGGCGACGACGTTGTGGGTCTGCTCGCTTCCGTCTTCGGTCATGAATCCGGACGCAGGTCCACCACCGTCCTCGCCGGGGTTCACGTTGAACGTGACGTAGATGGGCGAGAGCGGGACGCTATCTCCACTCAGTTTGAGGGGTGCTTCGGTGAACTGGAAGTACGACACGACCATACCCTGATACCAGCCTTCGACGAGGCTGGCGTCGCCGTCGTCGTAGCGCATCGAGGCAGTCGACCCATCCGGAACGACTGGGCAGTTCACGAGTATATCGGTCGCTTCCATCGCGTAGCCTGCGTCTTCGATATCTGCGAGACTGGTCACCGTGTTGGCCTCGTAGTCCTCTGGGACCGTCACCTTGTGGACGTGCCAGAAGTCGTTGTAGCCGTCGTCACCCGGAATCGTGTCTATGACGTTAAGCTGGCCGTCCACGGGCGTGTCTTCGCCCTCGTAGAAGAGTGCGTAGATGGGTGCTGGCGTCGTCGACTGCACGTCGAAGTTGTAGTAGCGAACGACGTCGCCCTCTGGGCCGAGACCCTGCGTGATGAAGGGACCCTGGTCGAAATCGACCGCCTCGTTTGGGCCGGGGAGGCCGTTTTCGTCGGTGCGAACCATCAGCGTGCCCGCTGCCTCGCTGAACCGGTCTATCGTAGCCCGTGGTGCCGACGCGGGGTCGACCGGCGTTGCACCGCCCATCGAACCGCTCTGGGTCGTCTGTTCGGTGGTCGTCTCCGTGGTCGTTTCAGTCGTGGTGTCACCGGTTCCACCGCCAGTCGAACCAGTACAGCCTGCGAGGAGCGTCGTGCCTGCCAATCCTGCGACGACGAGGAAGCGTCGCCGAGTCGTCTGTTGTGACATCTTCGAAAGAGAGGAGTTCACCACGGGGTATAGCGATTTTTTCACTTCTGACCGTACTCCGGACAGAATCGGTACTCACTCTCTTTCGACTCTCTACCAAATTGGCTCCGGGAACCCCTCGAACGACACACGGCCGGACACCGCGCGGTCGAAACGCGTATCCCCCTGACGACCCCATCGCCGGGCGATGACACTCGACGAACTTTCGGACGACGTCCAAGCCGCGTACAGTGACCTCGGCGACGACCTCGACGTCTCGCTGGACCGCGAGACGCGCCACGAACTCGCCATGCTGGTCGCCCTCTACGACACCGACGACGTGAGTGAACTCGTCCGACGCGGGATTCACGCGCTCTTCCAGTCGGAACTCGACCGCGGCAAACTCGACTTCCACATCCGGCAGGGCTACGACGTCACCTACGACGAGTACCTCGCGGGGATGACCTACGACGAGATGACCGGCCAGTCGCAGGCACCGCCGCGAGACGACGTTCGCCGCTACCAGATGTGAGCGTCGGGCGGGGACAGTCGGCGTGTTGGCTACGGTTGCCGACTCAGCGCACCTCGATTTCGACCGACACGTCACCCGTTCTGACGTAGCGCGCTGACTCGTCAGCGGCGACGTCGAACGTTCGCAAGAGTATCACCAACCGTTCTTCGCCGGTCGTCGCGCGCAACACGACACCCTCGGCAGTCACGACGACGTACGGCGGGGCGGCGACGGGTGGCGCAGGCATCGGACGCCCGGTCGCAGTCACCGCGTCCGCAAGCGCACGAGGGAGCCGTGAGAGTGCCCCCGACCCGTCGAGGGCGTGGGCGAACGGTGGAACGACCCGGTCACGGTCTGCGACCGAGTCGCCGTCCCACTCGGCCGCGACGGCGTCTGCACACTGTCCAACGACGGTCAGCAGTCGGTCGTGTTTCTCGCGGAGCACTCGTTCCGCCTCGTCGAGGGTCGCCGAGAGTGGTGTCGTCCCGTCTGTCACAGGTCGGGGTGAGTCGGCATGAGGTATAAACCTCCGCAGAGCGCAGGGCGAGCCATTCACCATCCCCCCGGTGTCGTTCCCGGACGATTTTTCCCGTCGCACACCCCGAGTACGCACATGGATATCGCTGACATCGAGGCACTCATCGAATCGCACATCGAAGACGCCGACGCGACCGTTTCGCGCCCCCGGTCGTACGACGAGAACCACGAAGACGACCACTACGCCGCGCTCGTCATCTCGCCCGCCTTCGAGGGCAAGTCGCTCGTCCAGCAGCACCAACTCGTCTACGACGCCCTCGGCGACCACATGACGACGGACATCCACGCGATGGAACTCAAGACGTACACGCCCGAAGAGTACGAGACGCTCGACGAGTAGTCAAAAAAGTACTGTCGCGTCCGAGGACGCCCGACCTCAGACCTGCGGTTCGGGTTCCGAGAGCGCTTCTGCTTCGAGCGAGCGGTTCTGAAGCGCGTCACCGGACTGGGCGTCGAACAGGTGAATCGCGTCTTCGGGGATGCGAGCGGCGACGGATTGTCCGCCTTCGACGCGACGCATCCCGCCGACGGTTGCCACGAACGTGGTGTGGTCGGCACCGAATTCGAGGTAGACCGCGTTCTCGTTGCCCATCGGTTCGACCACGTCGACGGCGGTCTGGTAGGTGTGGTCGCCGTCGGCGTCCGAGACGAGTTCGACGTCCTCGGGCCGAACGCCGAGCGTCACGCGGTCGCTCTCTGCGACTGCCTCCTGCGTCTCCGCCGACAGTCGATACGAGAAGGTGTCGTTGACGAGGGTGTCACCGCGAACGTCCATCTCGAAGAAGTTCATCGACGGTTCGCCGATGAACCCCGCGACGAAGCGGTTCGCCGGGCGGTGGTACGCCTCAAGCGGGGTCGCTACTTGCTGGAGTTCGCCGTCGTTGAGGATGGCGATTCGGTCACCCATCGTCATCGCTTCCGTCTGGTCGTGGGTGACGTAGACGGTGGTGACACCGAGTTCTTCCTGTAGTCGCTGGAGTTCCGTCCGCATCTGCGAGCGGAGTTTGGCGTCGAGATTGGACAACGGTTCGTCCATTAGGAACACTTCGGGGTCGCGGACGATGGCGCGGCCGAGAGCGACGCGTTGTTGCTGGCCGCCGGAGAGTTCGCCGGGTTTGCGTCCGAGCAGGTCGGCGATACCGAGCATCTCGGCCGTCTCTTCGACGACGTCGTCGATGGTTTCGTCCGCCATGTCGGTCGACTCTTCGAGGCCGAATCGCATGTTCCCGCGGACGGTCATGTGCGGGTAGAGTGCGTACGACTGGAACACCATCGCGATGTCACGGTCGCGGGGCGGTCGGTTGTCCATCCGGTCGTCGCCGAGGCGAATCTCGCCTTCGGAGACGGTCTCTAAGCCGGCAATCATCCGGAGTGTCGTCGATTTTCCGCACCCGGAGGGACCGACGAGGACGAGGAATTCCCCGTCGTCGATGTTCACGGAGGCTTCGTCGACGGCGACGACGCGTGAGCCATCGTCGTCGAAGAACTTCGATACGCGGTCGAGTGTGAGGTCAGCCATGGGTCTGTGTTGGTGTCGTGGTGGTCGAAAGCGATGCAGCGCTGTGAGGGGACGACTGACGGGTCATGTGCCGCCTGCGACCCCCTTGGCGAACTTGTCCCCGAAGAGGACGTAGACGAGCAACGTCGGCAGGGCGGCGACGAACGCGCCGGCCATCTGCGTGTTGAACGTCTGGATGATGCCGCCAGTCAGTTCGTTGAGTGCGATGGTCGCCACGGCCGCAGGGCCGGACCCCGACGGGATGATGACCAGCGCGAACAGCAGGTCGTTCCAAATCTGCGTGAACTGGTAGATGAGCGTCACCGCGAACATCGGCGTCGACAGCGGGAGCACGATACGGCGGTAGACCGTGAACGCGCTCGCACCGTCGAGACGGGCGGCCTCCAGCATCTCCGTCGAGAGCTTCTTGTAGTAACTCCGGAACAGGAGCGTCGTGATGGGGATGCCGTACGCCGCGTGGGTGATGATGAGGTTGATGATGCTCGCGTAGTGCGGGTGGGTCGCCAGTTCGACCGTCCCGAGGATGGGCACCTGCACCGAAAACACCGTGATGTCGAGAATCGGTGCGAGCAACTCCTTCGTGTTCACGATTGCCCAGAGTCGGGACAGCGGAATCAACACGGCCTGATACGGGATGAAGATACCCGCGATGAACAGCGTGACGACGCCGAGTTGGCCGCGCCACTCGAAGTTCGTGAGGCCGTAGGCCGCGAAACTGCCGAGGAGCGCCGACAGAATCGTCGCCGGCACGGCCAGCATGATGCTGTTCAGGATGGCCGACGAGAGCGTGTCGATGGCGACCCCGAACGGTTCGAGCGTGAAGCCATCGACCGTCGGCGGCGCGAAGGGCGGCGACGTGGCGAACTCCGCTTCCGTCTTCAGGGCCGTCATGAGGCCCGACTCCAGCGGTGAGAGGTAGAAGCCGATGAGCCCTACGAGCACCGCGTAGAGGACGACCCGCGTGGGGTCGATTTCTTCGACGTCGAACTCGAAGCGGTCGGCCAATTCGTCGCGGACGCTCATAGTTCACCCCGGCGGTACTCGCCGTACAGATACGGTGCAACCACTGCCAGCGCGACGAGGAACAAGACGACGGCAATAGCCGACCCGTACGCCCACTCGTTGGCGGCGAACGCCTGTCGGTACATCATCGTCGAGAGGATGTCAGCCGTGGGGCCGGGGTTGTTCCCGAACATAACGTACAGGAAGTCGAACGCCTTGAGCGCGAACACCATCAGGACGACGGCGGCACTCACCGTCGACGCGCGGAGTTGTGGCAGGATGACCCGCCAGTACATCCGAATGGTGGACGCACCGTCGACGCGGGCCGCCTCGTACTGGTCGTTCGGAATCGCACGAAGGCCAGCGAGGTAGACGACCATCGCGTACCCGCTGAACTGCCAGAGGAGCGCGAAGATGACGGCGAACAGTTTGAACTGGAGTACCTCCGGAACGAGTGGGAGTCCTCCGAGGACGCCGAGGTCGACGCCGCCCGAGAGCCACTTCGACGCGAGGAAGTCGAGGCCGAGTCCCCGCAAGACGACGTTGATGACGCCCGAGTCGAAGTTGTACATCCACCGCCAGAACACCGCCGTCACGACGAACGACAGGCTGAACGGCAGGAGGTAGATGGTCCGGAACCAGTTCTCGAAGCGAATTCCTCGATCGACGAGGATGGCGAGTCCGAGGCCGCCGGCGAGCGAGAGCGCCGTGAACGATGCGAGCAGGACGAACGTGTTCCGCGTCGCGAGCCAGAACTGTTGGTCAGAGAGGGCGCGCCGGTACATCTCCAGGTCGAACGCCGCAGGGTCGTAAGTCGGCAGCGTGAGGCCTGCGAAGTCGGTGAAGGAGATGATGACGTTCCAGCCGATTGCGCCGTAGACGAAAAAGCCCATCAGCAGGAACGGCGGCAGCCAAAACGGCGCGGAGCGAACCGCGTCGCTATCGCGAAGCGACGACAGAGTTGCGCCGAGGTCGAACCCCTTGGAGGACGCCGTCCCTCCATCGGTTCGCACTGCTCGGCCGTCGTCACTCCGGTCACGGCCTAGGAGTCGCTTGAGGATGTGTAATGACATAATCGAAAGATGTAACGAGTGGCGTTACTCGAACGCCGCTTTCACGTCGGCGTAGGCCGCTTCGACGTCGTACCCGGAGATGAACGAGGACATCGCGTCGCCGAAGCCAGTGAGCGCGTCGGGGGCGACGGCGAGGCCGTGTTGAATCGACAGCGGTTGTGCCTCGGAGTTGGCGAAGTCGTCCATCTGGTTCTGCAGGAACGGTCCGAAGGCGTCCTTCGGCACGTCAGTCCGCGGCGGGATAGAGCCCTTCTTCGGGTTGAATCGCTTCTGGGCGTCGACAGACCCGACGTACTGGAGGAACTTCTTCGTCGCTTCCGGCGACGGGTTGTTCGACGGCATCGGGAACGAGTCCATGTTGAGCGCGTAGATGCCGTCCGTCCCAGGGAACGGAACCTGATTCCAGTGCGTCTCGTACTCGAAGCCGTCCTGTCCGCGGTACATCCCAGCGGCCCAGTCGCCCTGGTGGAAGAACGCCGCTTTGCCCTCGATAATCTTCGAGTTGGCGTCCTGCCACGAGATGGACCCGGCGTCGTTGGGGTAGTACTCGGAGTACTGTTTCACGATGTCGAGCGCGCCTTTGACCGCGTCGGCGTTGGCTTCGACGTTGCCGGCGGTGACGTCGGCGTACACGTCCGGGCCGTACTCGCCGAGGAGCACCTGTGCCCAGAGTTGGCCAGTCGACCACGCGGACTTCGTCTGTTGGGCCATCCCGACGTAGCCTGCCTCTTCGACTTTCGCCATCGCGTCGACGAGGGCGCTCGGCGAGTCGATACTGGACGGGTCGACACCCGCGTCTTCGACGACTTCCACGTTGTAGAAGAGGTTGTTCAGGCGGTGGATGTTGAGCGGAACGGAGACGAAGGTGCCCGCCGGTTGGGCCGCTTGCTTCGGCCCGTCGAGGTAGGCGTCCTTCATGCCGTTCTTGCTCCAGACAGACTCCTCGATGTCCTCGAGTTTGTCCGCGTCAGTGTACGGCGTGAGGTTCGCACCGGGCCACGCTTGCCACGAACTCGGCGGGTCGTTGTTGAGGATGCGTTTCTTGATGACCGCGTGGAGGTTCTGACCGGCACCACCCGCGACCGGATTCTCGGTGAGTTCGATGTCCGGGTGCTTCTCTTTGAAGCCCTCGAAGAGCGCCTGGATTGCAGCGCCGCCGTCGCCGCCAGTCCACCAGTGCTGGACTTCGAGCGCGTTGTACTCGGACCCGGAGTCGTCGCCGGACGATTCGGTCGTCTCCGAGTCACCGGACCCACTATCGGTCGAGTCGTCGGTCGAGTCGCTTCCGCTCCCACCGGTACAGCCGGCGAGAAGCGTCGCAGTTCCTGCACCACCGGCGAGTTTCAGATACGTCCGTCGAGAGACGTCGTCAGAGTTTGGGCTATTGCTCATAATTGTTGAACCGTGACAGGTCTATGCAAACGATTTTACACGATTTACTTAAACCTTTTTGAATTGGTAATTCATTTCCGAGTGAATTTAGACGTATAGGCAGAGTTAGCTCACGAAACCGATAGACTGCGACCACGTACAGCTTCCATAAATAATGATTCAGACACGAGTGAATATCTATCGAACCGGCGCACAAACTGGCGTGGACCAATGGATTTTACCTCACACCACGACGACGCCCAAATCATGGGAGACGATGATTACCGAATCGAGCGGGACAGTCTCGGAGAGATGGAGGTTCCTGTGGACGCCTACTGGGGCGCACAGACCCAGCGAGCGGTCGAGAACTTCCCCATCTCGGGTATCACTTTCGGCCGGCGCTTCGTGCGCGCTCTTGGTGTCGTAAAGAAGGCCGCTGCACAGGCGAACCGTGACCTCGGCATGATCGACGACGATGTCGCCGATGCCATCGTCGAGGCCGCAGACGAGGTCATCGCCGGCGACCTCGACGACCAGTTCCCAGTCGACGTCTTCCAGACCGGTTCCGGCACCTCCTCCAACATGAACGCGAACGAGGTCATCGCCAACCGCGCCGCCGAACTCATGGGTAAGGAAATCGGCGACCGGACGGTACACCCGAACGACCACGTCAACTTCGGGCAGTCTTCGAACGACGTCATCCCGACCGCGATGCACGTCTCCGCACTCGAGGCAGTCGAGAAGGACCTCCTCCCCGCGCTGAAGACGCTCGCCGACGCGCTCGGCGACAAGGAAGAAGAGTTCGACGGCGTCGTCAAAACCGGCCGCACGCACCTGCAGGACGCCACGCCCGTCCGTCTCGGACAGGAGTTCGGTGGCTACCGGACGCAGGTCGAGAAAGGCATCCGCCGCGTCGAGAACGTTCGCGAGCACCTCGGTGAACTCGCCCTCGGTGGCACCGCCGTCGGGACGGGCCTCAACACCCACCCCGAGTTCCCCGCGAAGGCGGCCGAGTACATGACCGAAGAGACCGGCGTCGAGTTCCGCGAGGCCGACAACCACTTCGAAGCACAGGCCGCCCACGACGCGATGGCCGAGGCGCACGGCGCGCTCCGCACCGTCG
The genomic region above belongs to Haloferax marinisediminis and contains:
- a CDS encoding DsrE family protein, whose product is MNAVFHVTSGTVDEVRHAISNVENLLADDTVDTESVTLLANGDAVYFLLDSSPLAPRVESLVADGVRCRVCSNSLDGRDLDVDAFVDGVEAVPSGVGELVKRQSAGDAYLKVP
- a CDS encoding A/G-specific adenine glycosylase — encoded protein: MSDAESALPSDLDRNAVQTALVEWYEADHRDFPWRRTDDPYEILVSEVMSQQTQLGRVVDAWEAFLDEWPTVSDLAAADRADVVAFWTSHSLGYNNRAKYLHEAAQQVVEDHDGEYPQTPDGLSELMGVGPYTANAVASFAFNNGDAVVDTNVKRVLHRAFAVPDDDSVFETAASELMPEGKSRVWNNAIMELGGVACGKTPSCDESGCPWRQFCHAYETGDFTAPDVPTQPKFEGSRRQMRGRVVRILGEYDELGLDELGPRVRVDYGGENGREWLRGLVDDLATDGLVTVDDDEDEVRVSLAR
- a CDS encoding class II fumarate hydratase, whose protein sequence is MGDDDYRIERDSLGEMEVPVDAYWGAQTQRAVENFPISGITFGRRFVRALGVVKKAAAQANRDLGMIDDDVADAIVEAADEVIAGDLDDQFPVDVFQTGSGTSSNMNANEVIANRAAELMGKEIGDRTVHPNDHVNFGQSSNDVIPTAMHVSALEAVEKDLLPALKTLADALGDKEEEFDGVVKTGRTHLQDATPVRLGQEFGGYRTQVEKGIRRVENVREHLGELALGGTAVGTGLNTHPEFPAKAAEYMTEETGVEFREADNHFEAQAAHDAMAEAHGALRTVAGSLNKIANDLRLLASGPRNGLGELEQPENQPGSSIMPGKINPVVAEAVNQVHKQVVGNDAAVAAGAAEGQIDLNLYKPVLAHNFLESAKLLSNSSEVFAERFVAKLEANEDHCAEQVEQSMALATALNPAIGYDKASKVAKKALADGKTVRQVAVDEGYLTEEEADEVLDPEKMTHRGILGDD
- a CDS encoding ABC transporter substrate-binding protein, producing the protein MSNSPNSDDVSRRTYLKLAGGAGTATLLAGCTGGSGSDSTDDSTDSGSGDSETTESSGDDSGSEYNALEVQHWWTGGDGGAAIQALFEGFKEKHPDIELTENPVAGGAGQNLHAVIKKRILNNDPPSSWQAWPGANLTPYTDADKLEDIEESVWSKNGMKDAYLDGPKQAAQPAGTFVSVPLNIHRLNNLFYNVEVVEDAGVDPSSIDSPSALVDAMAKVEEAGYVGMAQQTKSAWSTGQLWAQVLLGEYGPDVYADVTAGNVEANADAVKGALDIVKQYSEYYPNDAGSISWQDANSKIIEGKAAFFHQGDWAAGMYRGQDGFEYETHWNQVPFPGTDGIYALNMDSFPMPSNNPSPEATKKFLQYVGSVDAQKRFNPKKGSIPPRTDVPKDAFGPFLQNQMDDFANSEAQPLSIQHGLAVAPDALTGFGDAMSSFISGYDVEAAYADVKAAFE
- a CDS encoding carbohydrate ABC transporter permease; the encoded protein is MSVRDELADRFEFDVEEIDPTRVVLYAVLVGLIGFYLSPLESGLMTALKTEAEFATSPPFAPPTVDGFTLEPFGVAIDTLSSAILNSIMLAVPATILSALLGSFAAYGLTNFEWRGQLGVVTLFIAGIFIPYQAVLIPLSRLWAIVNTKELLAPILDITVFSVQVPILGTVELATHPHYASIINLIITHAAYGIPITTLLFRSYYKKLSTEMLEAARLDGASAFTVYRRIVLPLSTPMFAVTLIYQFTQIWNDLLFALVIIPSGSGPAAVATIALNELTGGIIQTFNTQMAGAFVAALPTLLVYVLFGDKFAKGVAGGT
- a CDS encoding NADPH-dependent FMN reductase; the protein is MEQTHVVAIVGSLRDHSYTRLALQYALDGAEAAGATTELVDLREFDLPPLNPDYDEQGDSAKLTRIIDNADAVILGTPVYHGSYSGVLKNALDYCGFDEFGHKTVGLLGVAGGSFPVTALEHLRSVCRSLNAWVLPHQAVIPRVSSAFEGEELVDDGLRERVERLGRDAVVYANIEPEPSTFESDENVGADD
- a CDS encoding BolA family protein; translated protein: MDIADIEALIESHIEDADATVSRPRSYDENHEDDHYAALVISPAFEGKSLVQQHQLVYDALGDHMTTDIHAMELKTYTPEEYETLDE
- a CDS encoding thymidine kinase; the protein is MHAITQSGWVEVISGSMFSGKTEELLRRLRRAEIAGQEIAVFKPSLDDRYGETTVGSHAGRSWEASIVPSEGEDVWQIVEELNGEDVVAIDEANFFSAELVDVCEQLAADGKRVVVSGTDQTFRAEPFEPLPQLMALAEYVDKLQAICTICGEPASRNQRLIDGEPAHVDDPTILVGAEESYEARCRNCHTLRRD
- a CDS encoding carbohydrate ABC transporter permease yields the protein MSLHILKRLLGRDRSDDGRAVRTDGGTASSKGFDLGATLSSLRDSDAVRSAPFWLPPFLLMGFFVYGAIGWNVIISFTDFAGLTLPTYDPAAFDLEMYRRALSDQQFWLATRNTFVLLASFTALSLAGGLGLAILVDRGIRFENWFRTIYLLPFSLSFVVTAVFWRWMYNFDSGVINVVLRGLGLDFLASKWLSGGVDLGVLGGLPLVPEVLQFKLFAVIFALLWQFSGYAMVVYLAGLRAIPNDQYEAARVDGASTIRMYWRVILPQLRASTVSAAVVLMVFALKAFDFLYVMFGNNPGPTADILSTMMYRQAFAANEWAYGSAIAVVLFLVALAVVAPYLYGEYRRGEL
- a CDS encoding ABC transporter ATP-binding protein produces the protein MADLTLDRVSKFFDDDGSRVVAVDEASVNIDDGEFLVLVGPSGCGKSTTLRMIAGLETVSEGEIRLGDDRMDNRPPRDRDIAMVFQSYALYPHMTVRGNMRFGLEESTDMADETIDDVVEETAEMLGIADLLGRKPGELSGGQQQRVALGRAIVRDPEVFLMDEPLSNLDAKLRSQMRTELQRLQEELGVTTVYVTHDQTEAMTMGDRIAILNDGELQQVATPLEAYHRPANRFVAGFIGEPSMNFFEMDVRGDTLVNDTFSYRLSAETQEAVAESDRVTLGVRPEDVELVSDADGDHTYQTAVDVVEPMGNENAVYLEFGADHTTFVATVGGMRRVEGGQSVAARIPEDAIHLFDAQSGDALQNRSLEAEALSEPEPQV